A window from Balearica regulorum gibbericeps isolate bBalReg1 chromosome 1, bBalReg1.pri, whole genome shotgun sequence encodes these proteins:
- the CRLF2 gene encoding cytokine receptor-like factor 2 isoform X1, with protein MRLIFQACSVIFTLGNLVASQSQSPGWKDAISTAIINFNNENMQITWAARELFPSENVSFSYTFDEGKHKVWKPCPTYLLDQDYNSGCLFKTEGPTLAISIRNSNGSEEFFSKRLKSDFYIKPNRPENVTFFWKEDTVTVSCNKPERAVKCLRLELQYKSKFDKDWQSRTSKCCSVGEQGFDPRKCYSFRVRLKRLVPHCNVVNYSSDWEAETFWMNGTLLDSCDDDIKSQSNTIIVSSFLLAVLLMILTFLILLCKWQRLQKSFMPAIPAPKCIFADLFNDHNGNFQEWINKTDHVMVQTKLEYEEPEFIIEAESLQEDEKNSDKQVPQEKIFSFSRAAENNDPKAAQIACLMPTSNTIASFAGFQILMNDDMYVML; from the exons ATGAGACTCATCTTTCAAGCATGTTCAGTGATCTTCACACTAGGCAACCTGGTGGCTTCTCAGTCACAATCTCCTG GTTGGAAAGATGCCATCAGCACTGCAATAATCAATTTCAATAATGAGAACATGCAGATCACATGGGCAGCAAGAGAACTATTTCCCAGTGAGAATGTGTCATTTTCTTATAC aTTTGATGAAGGCAAGCACAAAGTTTGGAAGCCATGTCCCACCTATTTATTGGATCAAGATTATAATTCTGGATGTCTTTTTAAGACAGAAGGACCCACCCTTGCCATCTCTATCAGGAACAGCAATGgaagtgaagaatttttttctaaaagactAAAATCTGACTTTTATA TAAAGCCCAATCGACCAGAAAATGTAACCTTCTTCTGGAAAGAGGACACTGTAACTGTAAGCTGTAATAAACCAGAACGAGCTGTGAAGTGCTTGAGACTTGAGCTTCAATACAAAAGCAAGTTTGACAAAGACTGGCAA TCCAGAACTTCTAAGTGTTGCAGTGTTGGAGAGCAAGGCTTTGATCCAAGGAAATGCTATTCTTTCCGGGTCAGACTGAAGAGGCTAGTACCCCACTGCAACGTAGTTAATTACAGCAGTGATTgggaagcagaaacattttggaTGAATGGCACGTTATTAG ATTCATGTGATGATGATATAAAATCTCAGTCCAACACGATAATTGTTTCAAGTTTTTTGCTGGCAGTACTTCTAATGATACTTACCTTCTTGATTCTTCTGTGTAAATGGCAGag GCTTCAAAAGTCATTCATGCCTGCTATACCAGCTCCAAAATGCATATTTGCCGATCTCTTCAATGATCATAATGGAAACTTCCAG gAATGGATAAACAAAACTGATCATGTAATGGTACAAACCAAGCTAGAATATGAAGAACCAGAGTTCATCATTGAGGCAGAAAGCCTGCAAGAAGATGAGAAGAATAGTGACAAACAGGTGCCTCAagaaaaaatcttcagtttctcAAGAGCGGCTGAAAATAATGACCCCAAAGCAGCTCAGATTGCCTGCCTGATGCCAACATCCAACACTATAGCTTCTTTTGCTGGCTTCCAGATTTTAATGAATGATGACATGTATGTGATGTTATAA
- the CRLF2 gene encoding cytokine receptor-like factor 2 isoform X2 encodes MEGKCDTLKKDFKSWSIQRGKGWKDAISTAIINFNNENMQITWAARELFPSENVSFSYTFDEGKHKVWKPCPTYLLDQDYNSGCLFKTEGPTLAISIRNSNGSEEFFSKRLKSDFYIKPNRPENVTFFWKEDTVTVSCNKPERAVKCLRLELQYKSKFDKDWQSRTSKCCSVGEQGFDPRKCYSFRVRLKRLVPHCNVVNYSSDWEAETFWMNGTLLDSCDDDIKSQSNTIIVSSFLLAVLLMILTFLILLCKWQRLQKSFMPAIPAPKCIFADLFNDHNGNFQEWINKTDHVMVQTKLEYEEPEFIIEAESLQEDEKNSDKQVPQEKIFSFSRAAENNDPKAAQIACLMPTSNTIASFAGFQILMNDDMYVML; translated from the exons ATGGAGGGAAAATGTGACACCCTGAAAAAGGATTTCAAGAGTTGGTCTATACAGAGAGGGAAGG GTTGGAAAGATGCCATCAGCACTGCAATAATCAATTTCAATAATGAGAACATGCAGATCACATGGGCAGCAAGAGAACTATTTCCCAGTGAGAATGTGTCATTTTCTTATAC aTTTGATGAAGGCAAGCACAAAGTTTGGAAGCCATGTCCCACCTATTTATTGGATCAAGATTATAATTCTGGATGTCTTTTTAAGACAGAAGGACCCACCCTTGCCATCTCTATCAGGAACAGCAATGgaagtgaagaatttttttctaaaagactAAAATCTGACTTTTATA TAAAGCCCAATCGACCAGAAAATGTAACCTTCTTCTGGAAAGAGGACACTGTAACTGTAAGCTGTAATAAACCAGAACGAGCTGTGAAGTGCTTGAGACTTGAGCTTCAATACAAAAGCAAGTTTGACAAAGACTGGCAA TCCAGAACTTCTAAGTGTTGCAGTGTTGGAGAGCAAGGCTTTGATCCAAGGAAATGCTATTCTTTCCGGGTCAGACTGAAGAGGCTAGTACCCCACTGCAACGTAGTTAATTACAGCAGTGATTgggaagcagaaacattttggaTGAATGGCACGTTATTAG ATTCATGTGATGATGATATAAAATCTCAGTCCAACACGATAATTGTTTCAAGTTTTTTGCTGGCAGTACTTCTAATGATACTTACCTTCTTGATTCTTCTGTGTAAATGGCAGag GCTTCAAAAGTCATTCATGCCTGCTATACCAGCTCCAAAATGCATATTTGCCGATCTCTTCAATGATCATAATGGAAACTTCCAG gAATGGATAAACAAAACTGATCATGTAATGGTACAAACCAAGCTAGAATATGAAGAACCAGAGTTCATCATTGAGGCAGAAAGCCTGCAAGAAGATGAGAAGAATAGTGACAAACAGGTGCCTCAagaaaaaatcttcagtttctcAAGAGCGGCTGAAAATAATGACCCCAAAGCAGCTCAGATTGCCTGCCTGATGCCAACATCCAACACTATAGCTTCTTTTGCTGGCTTCCAGATTTTAATGAATGATGACATGTATGTGATGTTATAA